The Penaeus vannamei isolate JL-2024 chromosome 13, ASM4276789v1, whole genome shotgun sequence genome window below encodes:
- the LOC113822980 gene encoding uncharacterized acetyltransferase YvcN: MATDVLSRAQALSFLAKIGMKDAEKLLREEPRKFLSDLMKAYQAHLPFQCLSLLAQPLEERHVPTQEEIVEAGMSMEGGLCFTLNTFMYLLLRALGFKVDVLDGSFSLSCHPHTHMVVLLRDLSAPGDNYIVDIGGGFPFFEIISVKDLPVTRYEAGLEYRYQHLNGSVVRLHRMTREVSERGQIEVDGDWTQIFHFDLNPVDANFSRPYMKMIYVEEGDSDFLRSIRAVRYPPEAALIEEGLLPAPGGEESGSSAGDRRQEKEGVEGSLKGKPTMLGFRDQTLIVGPMDAAAKTKVEEDVWATRIKECFPTIPSAKVDVAVQKVMELERQKNNPV; encoded by the exons ATGGCCACAGACGTCCTGAGTCGAGCGCAGGCCCTGTCCTTCCTCGCCAAGATCGGGATGAAGGACGCTGAAAAACTCCTTCGGGAGGAACCGCGGAAATTCCTCTCCGATCTGATGAAGGCCTATCAAGCACACTTGCCTTTCCAG TGCCTGAGTCTGCTGGCCCAGCCTCTAGAGGAACGCCATGTCCCAACGCAGGAGGAGATCGTGGAGGCCGGGATGAGCATGGAGGGCGGACTCTGCTTCACCCTCAACACTTTCATGTACCTCCTCCTCAGGGCTCTTGGTTTCAAGGTCGACGTTCTGGACG GAAGCTTCTCCTTATCCtgccacccacacacgcacatggtgGTCCTTCTCCGCGATCTCAG TGCTCCGGGAGACAATTACATCGTCGACATCGGCGGTGGGTTTCCTTTCTTTGAGATTATCTCTGTGAAAGATCTCCCAGTCACCCGGTACGAGGCCGGCCTGGAGTACCGGTACCAGCACCTCAACGGGTCGGTCGTCAGGCTGCATCGCATGACTCGTGAAGTCAGCGAGCGTGGACAG ATAGAAGTTGACGGAGACTGGACCCAGATCTTTCACTTCGACCTGAACCCCGTCGATGCAAACTTCAGCAGACCTTACATGAAGATGATCTACGTCGAAGAGGGCGACTCCGACTTCCTCCGGAGTATAAGGGCCGTGCGATACCCCCCTGAAGCCGCTTTGATTGAGGAAGGACTCCTGCCAGCACCGGGAGGCGAAGAGAGCGGGTCCTCTGCAGGCGACCGTCGtcaggaaaaggaaggagtggaaggatcTCTCAAGGGCAAACCGACAATGCTGGGCTTTAGGGACCAGACCCTCATCGTAGGACCTATGGACGCAGCCGCTAAGacgaaggtggaggaggacgtcTGGGCAACCAGGATAAAAGAATGCTTCCCTACCATTCCTTCAGCCAAGGTCGATGTGGCGGTGCAGAAGGTGATGGAGCTTGAGAGGCAAAAAAACAATCCCGTGTAA